A segment of the Granulicella aggregans genome:
GCGTAGAGGGCGTCTACGTCATCGAGGAAGAGAGACATCCAGTTACCACGTTGGCCCTGGCCGCCTTGGCAGAAGAAGAGGGCGACCTTTCCGCGCTCGACGCAGCCGAAGGTGGGTGGAGTGCCCCAGTCCCACTTTTTGGTGAAGCCGAGCTTGGTTGTGTAGTAGTCCATGGAGCCGGCGAAGTCTCGGACGTTGAGGATGGGGATGACGCATTCGAAGTGGTTCATGGGTGGGCTCCCAACGGTGGAGGTGCGATGGGAGGATTATCGCTGAAACTACAACGACAAATGCGGGGATCTCTCCACTGCGCTTCGCTACGGTCGAGATGACGGATCCTTACATGGTTGACGGATGTCTTTCGGCGCATGACGGTAAAATGGTGGAATGGATCTGACACTTTACTCTGCTTCTTGGTGCCGCGACTGTCGCGAGGCCAAGCGTTTTCTGGCTAAGCACAACATTCCTTTCAACGAGATTGATATCGAAGAGGTGCCGGGCGCGGCGGACGCTGTAGTCGCGAACGTGGGCAAGCGGGCGATTCCGCAGTTTGTCATCGATGGCAAATGGGTGCAGCCTTATAAGCCGGGGCAGGGCTTTCTGCATGAGGAGATGGCGGAATTGTTTGGGGTTGCGGAGTAGGCTTGC
Coding sequences within it:
- a CDS encoding bleomycin resistance family protein, which produces MNHFECVIPILNVRDFAGSMDYYTTKLGFTKKWDWGTPPTFGCVERGKVALFFCQGGQGQRGNWMSLFLDDVDALYAEYQQSGAIIREPPRNMPWGTREMNIEDPDGNRLRMGSDATGPFDESNESPFFGGRE
- a CDS encoding glutaredoxin family protein; the encoded protein is MDLTLYSASWCRDCREAKRFLAKHNIPFNEIDIEEVPGAADAVVANVGKRAIPQFVIDGKWVQPYKPGQGFLHEEMAELFGVAE